Genomic window (Gymnogyps californianus isolate 813 chromosome 2, ASM1813914v2, whole genome shotgun sequence):
GAATCATGCCTTTAACTACCACATAGAAAAACCTTTTAATTCAAATCACTCCAATGGCGTGAGCTGTACATACACTGACACAACAGGGGGATAATCCAGACTGAGCAACTGTCAGACTAGCACAGCTGAATACAACTACAAACACATTGGAAAAGACCAATACTCACAAGCAGTACCTATCTCTCTCAAGACAAGTACTACTTCAAAGATGTGAACAAATAAGCTCACCTACCCACCTTGGTTCCATAGCACAAGAGTTTACCATAGGACACAGAACATAAGAACACTCTTCCAGTTATTTTGAGTTCAAGGACTCCCTGAGCCAGATGTGGTTTCTGTGTATTCACTAACTCACAATGAGTTTCCTGCCCTTGAATTTATCCAGTTTGTTTGAACCCACATTAGTTTTCAGCTTCCACATCATTTTTTGGCTACAAGTCCCACCAGCATACTACCCACTGAGTAAGAAGCTCCTCTTTCCACTTCACTATTcaaaattttgttgaaaaaagaacaaagtttaaGTGTGTTCCTACAATTATGGATTTtaacagaaacttttaaaaggCACTGCTTAAAAGTGATCAAAATGGCATTAGAACTGAATAAATACAGTAAggtttaactttgtttttaaactacatATCCTATAGCAGTAACTTTCAAGTTTGTGTATGGTAAAAGTTTCTATAGAACATGTTAGCAGTTGCCAAGTAGTGCAGTTATTCATTACTTTCAACGTACAAACATACAGCAACTAGTATACCTATTTATCCAGGATTAGATAAGGAAAGAAACTCCTCCCTCCCATGAATCCTATTGTTCTTTCTCTCAAAAGCCTGGGACTAGGCAGAGACAGAGACCACCGATCTGCTGTCAGAACATGTTGCCAGGTATAATTACAAGCTGAACAGAGATATCAAAGACTGACAGATCCCGAATAACTTGCTCTCCCTTCTTTTCATTAGGAGTTCACTAAAGCTATTTTAATAGCATAGAAGGCATCCATTTCTTTACACCATCTGGTTTCATCACCAAAGGTATAAGAGCATTAAGACAAGTCTGAGAGTTTCAGGGATTTCTGATAGGTACTGAAGACCAAAGCAatgcctccctcccccccaccgTCTAGGCTGAGTACTGTATGGAGAACGGAACTGGCTATTACAAAGCAACTTGACCTTGCAAAACACAAGTGGTAGAACTTTTTGGCAGCAGGTCAAAGAAACTTTCCTTAAGTATTCACTAGTTAGATTTATGAACCATTGTCTGATCATTAGCCACCAGCTCTGTATTGCTTTTCCATGTACATGCATTTAAATGCACCACTTAGTACAGAGGATATCCCATTCTTTCCCGCTGTAcattcttaacatttttttgaattaaatttCAGAACCAGAAAACTCCATTTAAGAGAGTTCTGATTGCTACATGAAAGGGACCCAATTACTTATTGCATCCTTTACAAAGCACAGGAACTTGCCTGAAAAGCAacaaagcttaattttttagaaaaaaaaaaccaaaccaaaatatcAGCTACAAAGGATCGCTACTTCTACTGGATATATAGAATTTATCTGTAGATCAAACATTTATTCTGGGCAGAAAAGCAATATCCAAACACCAGATCTCACAACATGGAAAGAAGCCAAGTTGACTCtagaaattttactttttttttttttaaaaagggaggtACTTGTAATTGGCACAGAAGCTACACAGGAATGGTTTCCTAAGAATAGTATACAACTGTCAGTtagaaaagaacataaaaaggaTATTTTGGGACTTGGGATTGATCAGTCTGTAACCAACATATATGCCCCTAGCCCAAGCAGCCAGTGATGGGACTCATGTGGGATCCCATTTAGTGAGAGATCTCTGTAGGGCCTGACACTTAGCCTGCAGTGGCCAGCCTATTATTACTTTAATAAGTACAACATGTCAAAGTCACTACAAACTATTACTGCTACTGGGTTCTCATGACAAATAGAACTATTATGGAGAAACTTGTTTCATATTGCCAGTGCAAgtttggaattttatttttcttgatcttACATTAAAGAGGCTGAGTTTAGTAACATATTATCATAACCATAAGACAGACATTGAAGGCATTATAGAAATTAACTCATgagtgaagaaaacattttaataaaaaaaccacaacaggcaGCTCACAGACATACTGGTTTAGTGTAAAGTAATAAGAAAACCTTTGTTATCTTACAGGTACTAGAGAGTCCATATTGCTCAACAACTTTGTAAGTAGCTATTTGGACCCTTCTCCAGAGATAAAAAGCACTGGTGAGAATCTAATAGAAGACTTGAGTTCTTTAGCAGGTTTCCTGACAGATGAGGAATGGTCTATGGCTTACAGTGAACATGGCTCTTTCCAAGGCCTCATGACTGCAGAGGGCAAATGGTATCAAGAGTTTTTGTTCTGTAGAAGATAACTAATATATTCAGAAGAGCCAAAAGCCCTTTGTGAATGGTGTTTGTGAGGTCAGGAAGAATATATGCCTCTATATGCTTTACATATGCATtcaatacatatacatatatgcttCAATGCAGTACTTTTATAAATAAGTAAACAGAGTTTTCACCATAAAGGTCAAAAGTTACTTTATTACAAAAACAGAGGCAGAATTTCAGAAGTTGTTAGGGCAGATCCCAATCCACCCATTCTAAAGAGAGGCCAAGGGCTTCTTTATGGACATGGGAAGGAATACTGCACACACCAGTTCCCACTGAGGGCACAACAATGCAAACTAACAAATTTAAGAGGCATGTTaggtgaaaaagaaagacaaccCAAAAATCCCACTGTAACTGTGacttatgtttttaaaaaaaatcatcactacctgaaatactttaaaacttgGGAAATCCTTAGATATCCTGAAACCGTTTCCCTGAACAAGATCCCAAACAAGCTGTTCTTGGTAGCACAAGCCTTTAGCATGGCAGACAATGTTCTTTTGTGAGCTTTGTGCATTTGCTGCAAAAACACTCCTTTGTTCCTGCTTGGTTTCTCCTCTGCTTTACCTGGGGTAGTATGCTGTATAGTTCATGAAGAGCTGAGCCCCAGCAGGGTAGTACGCTGTGGAGGGCTGGAGCGTTCGTGGGTTCAGGAGCACTGATGGCTGATACAGAGCAGCTTCTGTTGGCAcaactgcagcaggagctggaaaggAGTAGGAAGGGGGTGAAAGGCCTAAAGGGAACAAATGGAAACTAGATTAGGACCTTTTGAATTCCAGCATATATATGGTCTTCATTAGCTGAAAAACTCTGCAGTAAGTAAAGAGCCTTCACAAGCTTCTCATTCTCTTGctcatcacagaaaataaatctgggCCACCAATGTAAGCTTGACTACAAGTGTTGTGTCCACCCCCTCCAGTCAAAAGCAAAGTCAGTAATACACAAAAAGCCACCTCTCACTCTGGGAATAGAGTCTCTTTCTGAAGAGGAGGCCAGTTTTTCTTGTCTAGGCTCAGATTTTAATGAAGTCTCCAATCAAGAAGTGTGAGACTTCTCCACTTTAAGAAGGAAACTTCTGTGCTAAAGATCTGCCTAACATTCCCCAGAGCAGAGGACACCTTTTCATCCTGACACTCCCTATCCCCCAAACAGCTCTGTCTTCCTTTAACCAACAGCAGAGTGAGAAGTCATGGCTTTGCAGCTTCAAGTGTTAACACcgagtttttaaaaaaaacagcacttTGTGGTGTTTCAACAAGATGCGAGACCCTAACTGAATTCTCACTGATGAGAGTTCACCCTCCTCCTTTgccacttttccttttcttccctcttcctctccccagtgCCATAAAAGTGAACATATGAAAACTTTAGATAACTCTGGATAGCAAAAATAGAGGCTTACTTTAAAGTGACAGTCAGCATCTCACTGCATTGTGGGATGGGACAGTGACAGAGCCGAAAGGGCTTATCTGAGGAATATATCACTGGTATTTGTAGTTGGAAATGGGAACACTGCCACCTAAGAGTTCCTGAAGTCTGGGACTCTGCCCAAGAACCTGTCCTAGGAGCTCTCAGGAGAAGCTTCCAACCTCTGTCTGGAACAGCTGTCACACATAGGACTACATACATGATCCCTGCTCAGGATACttgcattgcaaaaaaaaaaaaaaaaagctagttaCCAGGAAAACTTACCTCCCAAGGATTAGCTGAAGGTCTACTCACACTCAAAAGGAACCACACCCAAGAAGTTTGCTGCCATATTGGCAGCTCTGACTAGGATTTAGAGGACACTTCTTAAAAGAGCCACCACCAACAATAATACATTTGCatagagagacagagagaaagctCCTACTTGACTACCTTGCCATTTATGATCTTGGaagcaaagtattatttttcccATAGGCTCAGATTTATATGGCACATATGCTTAGTAAGTTAGCCCTTAAGCTCTTAAAGCATTTCCCCCAAACGTTTGTCTAGAAGTCCATGTTCATCCTAGTAGCTCTGAGGAGCATAATTTTAcatgaaatacagtttctgcAATTCTCTGAGGCCAAAGCTATGTGTATTTTACTCCCACATAGGCAACATCAATTCTGTaggaacaacaaaaagcaaaagaagaattCAGTCAGTAGTGGTTCAATAGGCAGAACACTTGTGGTTAAGTCCAAAGGAGagcatttatttcataaattaagTTTTGGAAGTGAAAGGGGAAGGGCTTTTACTGGACATGTTCACCATGATgacaaatgtaaatacaaatcAGTTTAAATATGAAACAGTTCTTTAAGGTCAAGGCAGGGCTTACAAATTACTTTTTGGAGTCATGGCTTACCCTGGTCAAGTTAAGTttcagggaggggaggggaagttTGCCATGGGAAAAGCAAGAGTAATTTTAAAGTAGTTCTTCAGTCATAGTAATTAACcaccaaagggaaaaataatgattgCAAGCTGCTGGTGATTTAAGATGAAGATACTCTATTTTAATAACCCTATTTGACACTCCTTTCCAAGAACCAGAATCAGACTCAACAAAGCAGCTCCAACACCTACCCGCACATAGCGTAGAGTATTGGCAAGACCCATGTAAAACTTACATGGTAACTTACATGGTGGCGGGGACAAGCCATTTCGATTTAAAGTGCCCCCCATTAATACAAAGTTCATCTCCTCAGCAGAACATTGAAAGACTTCAACATATCTGTCCTTCATAGTCTTCTTATGACACTTCTGTGCAGCCAGAAAAGCTCGGTCTGCAGATTTCATCTGAATAAAAGCATCTCCCGATGGACGTCCCTACAAACAAggcagacaaaaagaaatgtttcaggaGCTCCCATGAAGTAGCAGCATAGCAATAATTTGTGCTGTTAAAAGCAGTCCCTTCAGCCATAAATATATTCATCTCCAAAGTCAAATACAGTCAGTCAACCCGAGCACTCATCAGCATGTTTAAGCTCTCCTCCCCAAAGTTCTTCCCACTTGCACTAACTTGATTCTATTTATTTACCTGTTTCAATTAAGCTATGTTGTAACTTGGGCCATGTTActtctatgtttaaaaaaataaggacaTCTATGTGAGAGACTACAATTCAGGGGTACTTAGGTGCTTTGAGACCTGCTCTTACCAATTTAGTAAGAATGCAGAATTGGAAGGTCTAATCCACATTTAttatctgtgatttttaaaatttaaggaTAAATACAGTCAAGTACCAAAtgttaaatgattttttaaaattttattttaaggccAGTATGGGCTGGGAAGTTTTAGAAGGGTACTAGCCTAAGGCTTGGTATGAgctcctggaggaaaaaaaaatgacatccTTATATACAGCTGTAAATGAGTGGGATACACAACTGGGAGGAGTCATTTTAGCCACATGCAGCTGCTGACTTGAAGTAGGCAAAACTAGAGGTAGAGATCTGAAGCCAGCTCTAACTTAAGTTCTGGGCCAGTTCTTCTAGCTTCAGAGGGAAGAACAACTTTATCACCATCCTTTACACAGTTGTTCATGTTTAGAGGGTTGGAACCAGGAATGGTGGGAGCAtgcaaaaaagataaaaatctagTAGTCAAGCAAAAGCagtatctggggaaaaaaaaaaaaaaaccacacacatcTGACAGCTTTGGGAAGGGGCGGCAGACAGCCCTCAGGACTATATACACACACCAGTTTCTTCCTCCAGGTTCTTTTGTTACTGCTGGCAAGGGCTGATACACTGTAAACCATTACTTGTGCTTTAACATCTGCATCTTTTCTTagcctctcccagccctgcacatTCCTTATAGTTCAGCCTTGGCGAGGTCAAGTCCTCACAGACACAGGAAGCTCTTTAGATAGAGAGGTACTGGAGTAACTCTagtcccttctccctccccacaccCTCAAAACACAGAAGCCCTACTCGAGGACAAGGAAGTATTTTGTAGTTTCAGCTTAGGCTTAGTGTCAACCAAAACAATTTTAGAAGAACCATTTTTATACCACAATAATCAGTGTAATCGGTGCAACCACTCAGGGCACCTCCATAGAGTTAGAGGAGCTACCGTCTCCTCCCCCTACAGTCACAAGACTATGCAGATAAAGGAGATCACAACAATGCACAATCCTTTGTCTAAATTAAAGTTTTGGTAGAAACTGCTTCCAGAAAACAATGGCAAAGATGTGACTGTTTATACATGTCAATGAGCTGTTAACCTTGGTGCTTAGCTGTGACTGTTTAAAGAAAGCAACCACACAGTTCAGGAAACCCAAAGCTTCAGCTGCTGACTTATGCCATAGGAAATCCTGTCTCTAAAAGGCCGCAGTCACATTTGTCCTCAAATGTACCTGAGGCACATTGTTCAGCAAGGCAGAGGCAAACCACTCCTTTGAGAGCTAACATTGCCCacacttttgttttgaagataCTCCTCGCCTGCTACAAGAGGCATTATGCGTGCTGTTAACCAGGACTCTTCAGTTCAAGCCTCCTACAGTGCAGGATCACAGTGGCTGCTCTGGGAGCACCAACCCCTCCAAGACTGTGGCTTAGCTTTAGGCACATGGGTCTCAGTAACAGAAACCACTTTAcagcaaatgcagcagctgGCTTAGCAGGGTTCAAATAAGCCAACACATCTATTGCCAGTATACTTTTAGAGGAGAGCTGGAGGCCAGTTAATGCCATTAGTATCAACCCCAAAGGTGCTTCCCTATTGATATCATCAGGGCTGTGTTCGCATGTACAGGCAGTTGGGACAGAGTGGCTAGAAATGTAGCGCCTACCAACCTGGTGATTTAGTACCATGTGAACTCCATGGGTCCGAATATCTGTAGAAAATTCCCCCAAGAACTCCAGGATGTCCTCTATAGTAGCAGCATAGGGAAGACCACGTAAACGTATGCAGTCTCTGACGTTAGTGGGAGGCACAAATTGTTGAGGTAATACTGGAAGAATAGGAGGTGTCGGGAGAGGAATGAGAGGTGTGGAAGAGTACCTATTCAGCAcctgtgcaaaacagaaaaacagagaggtTGTAGAAAGTCTCCTTACTCATTCTTCGACTCAGAGGAACTGAACGTAACACCAATGCCCTCTGTTTTCACTCTGGgcagtattttaagaaacaaatgagCTAGATTCTGGACTTAACCTGCAACAGCAGCGCTTAGaattcagatgtttttaaagtaaatcttTGGAtgttttttgttgaaaaacatcattttgttttggagaaTTTACTTGAACTGTTATGCAACCCTCAGAAGATGTCTTAGAACATGAACTCTGTAtttctacagtatttttattgGGAAAATATCCCAAAGCATTCTACCATCTACAGAGTCATGGTGACATTTCTATCCAAAATATCTCCTCTACAAAACTTTAGGAGAGTCTGGGAACTAGAAGCATATTTCACTACCAAACAGCCCTGACTTGATATGCAATAGTCCATCAACTAACATAGATACTGTGACTCAATAACAGCACCTGTAACAGTCACGCTTTGAGATTTCTTGTTTctaattttaacagtaaaaacCCTGCCTGGTCAAGAGTTCACTAAATATTCAATCACTACCCTTTAACTTTCTCTGAGCAAGATTAAGATTCATTTACATTTGTACAGCTATCAGAAGGTTTTGCTAAACAAAGAAATGTATGAGAGcacttgagaaaaaaacaatgacaaGAGTGAGTGTTGCAGCTATGCCTTCTCATCATTAGTGTCACCCTTCAAACAATGCACTGAAATCTCTACATACTTGGGGGAACAGAGCTGCACCATTGCTTGGTTACAATGACACAGCTATTAGCTGGCCATAATTTGCATCATAGACGAGACCTTTTAGAATCATGTTTAGAAGTTAGTGACCTCAACTGAAGCTCTACAAATCTTTGGAGACATACATAAACAATCCTCTCagccctccttcctttccctgacAGCATAACTGCAATTAATGGTCCATCAAGCCATGTTAATGCAGGAGGGGGCACTTTTCAGGCCCAGTTTCACAAAGTCCCTCTGCTAGGTAGCCAGTGCTGGCAGAAGATGGCTGAGACCTGCCCTTAGAGGCAATTCGTAAGACTCTTCAGATACATTCCTCTGAAGATGACAACTACATCAAAaggctctgtttttctgtgccaGTGGCTAAAGGTAAGTCTTCTACATCACGATTTGTTGCTAACGCTCCACCTGAATAGACAATCATTGGACTTAGACAAATTCAGTATCTGTAGTGAAAAGCACTAGACCCACATAAACTTTCTACTCTAACTGCTGTTTGCAAGGCTATTGGAAGCCAAAACCCCAAAggtttgtgtatatatatctgaCTGAGAACATCTATATACCATAAGATCTTACATTTAGAGGGAGCAAAGCCTCATGGAAATTCAGACAGTACTCTTCCCAGCAAGAGTCAAGagtgagagaagagaaaagaagcttTCAAGTCATGGCCAAGCAGTATTTGCTTGCACTACTGTATGCCAATGTAGGAGTTTGGATTACAAGAAGCCAATGTTTGTAAAGTTTACACCTACCTGCTGAACTTCTGCTGCAGTGCTCCTGAAGAGTTCAATGTACCTTTTCCCCAGCAAGTCCTTATgctttttcagtgcattttgtGCATATTCCTCACAAGCAAACAACACAAACGCATCCCCTGTTGGCCTGCTGTCAGGGTACGTGACAAAGAGGactccctcctttcctcctgttACAGGGCAGTGCTGGCCAAAGAATGTCAGCACTTCTTCTGTTGTTACATTGAAAGGAAGACCTCGCATCCTGACAATCACTTGGTTTTCTTTCGACAAGAACTGTGCAACCTCGTTGGAAGTGCCTTTAACAAAAACAAGTACAGAAGCACTTAAGTCTAGGCAGCCACATAAAATCATGAGCAAGTCTGGCATagctacctcctccccacagacAGTTTTTGAGCAGGTAGAACAATATTTGCCTCCAAAGTCAGGGAAGATGTCCCTCTTTGATAAACTAGAAATATTGTATAGGACACTTCCCATTAAAGTCTAATAATGTTACTCCATCATTTGGAAGAGATTCATCTGtattcaaagggaaaaatagaaaatacttacAATGTTCAGAGCCCAAGAAAAGCACAGTCTGTGAATCTCTTGCATAAGCAGTACCTGTGCTGCTGTGCACCTCGCCTTTCTAACTTATGAATACTTTCAGCATGCTCTGAAGCCATAATATATAGTAACCAGGTACCCAGACCATTGTGCTGGGCAAGAAAGTTGGAAGGGCATGTTGAAAACAGCTCAAGAATTTCATCCTATCCTGATAAAACTGTCAGTCTGCCAATTCTACTTTCAGTATCTCTAGAAGACGACCACTGATGCTCATACTTATAACACTAACCTGACCAGAGCTAGCTGCTAACCAACTTCACATCTTGATATGGTCCTTTCACTTACAGCTAGCTCATTCTGCAAAGAAGTTTAGTTGTGCCAGACACGCATCATTTTTCCTCAATGTCTGTGTGCAACGTCTTCACTTTGAATGGTATAACTATTACCAAGCCTATCAATTAGCTATTTATTTGACAGCTTAATAGCCTCCCCCACTCTAAAACCTCAACCTCAGACGTCCAGTTAGTCATTTACAATCCCCAAAACAAATCTCTGTCAGGAACCAACAAGGACCTTAAGGTAGTATTGTAGATACATAACAGCTTATTGGATCTTAACTCAAATTCTGTATGCTTGCAGTCataaaggggaggaaaagacaCCATGGGAGAGTTTGTAGAGCAAGTTTTGCAGCCTGTGAATTCAAGGctgcaaatatttcaatattcCCCTTAAAAAAGCATTCCTCCTGAATTCCCCCTTTAGTTTGAGGCAAAGATTTgatttgaagaaataatttccataaATCCCTTGTTATTTACACTGTGAtatctgtttgcttttacatGCAAGTCTCCACAGCAACAGCAGTCatattgttttgaaaaactactctggttttgtttttcagcaatCAATAACATTTAGGTTCCTTCAGTTAAGAAGATGACCTAACAAATTAAGTGCATAGGCAAGATCACCTTGCCTGATCAAATCCTTATTTGATAGGCTGCTTGAAAACGGCAAGAATGTGGAAGAGAGATGGACAGATAAATCATGGAACGTCTTGGATTTCTGCTAGCAGAGTACATAGTGATCAACACACCAGCCAACTACttgttcaaataaagaaaatgaaaggccaCATCCAACAGGAGCAGTTTACAGCCAAAAGTTAGTTACAGATGCTGATGGAACAAGCCCTCCCTTCTCACTCCCTAAAAATTACCTCCTGCAATTTTAAGGAAGTCTTCACCTGTTGCCTTGTATacctaaggaaagaaaagagaacatgTGATTGGCACAGTATTTGCACTCCTGTTGAGAAGAGGATTTCAAAACCAGGGTCACGCACCTCAATGTATCGATTCCCCATGTGATGCTTGTGCCTTTGTAGCGCTAGATCTCTATGCTCTTCGCTTACAAACCTCACAAGAGCCTCCCCATTCCTCCTACCTTGGGCATTGAGACAGAGCGCAGCACCTCCCCTGCAAGATTTAAaccaagagagagagaaaaactccATGACCAATGCAGATGAAGTACTACAAATGTAGAGGTAAATTCTTAGCTACTAACTTGGCGATATTTAGGCCTTTGAAGAATCTCGCTATGTCCTGGTCAGATGACTGCCACGGCAATCCTCTTGCTCGGATAACAGCATTGTCATCCACAAGTTCCAtcttgctgctgcaggcacagaaAGAGGGAGTAATGCAGAGACATCTGCCTGTAGTATCTGCCACACACCATCCTCCCTGCTTGTCACAGGTGCTCCAGGGACAGGCCTGACCAGGGTTACTGTTATAAAATCAAGCACTTCCTACTCTGATCTTAGCTAGGTGGAAATTGAAGCAGAGCAGTTAGATGTAACTGAGGTTAGTGCTTATTATTTATACTGTGACAGTGCATAAGAGCCAGTCACAAGCCAAGACCAAATCTGTTCAGGGTTATACTCAGCACACAAAGGACTCCTGCCCAAAGAGTTTAGCCTTAACATTGCTTGTTCAGGCCATCACTGTGCTAATAGAGACTAATATAGCTACAGGCTACATTGGCTGCTTAGCATGGGAATAGCTCAGCCACAGAAAGCCAGGTTTAATTGGTCATTACCACAGTCTCTTTTGTTCTCTTACCTGTTAAAAGTGCCATGTACAACAAAACACTCACAGCTACCCAAGGCTGCCTTTCTGGCTATTGCAAGGACAGGTTTTTGCACAGAAGAGACTATGTGATTGATTAAACAGATGAAGTGTtgttcagcagcagaggactCCCTCGTACAAAAGGGCTGTGGTATGCCTTGTTATACGAGGGTCATGCTTCTcacttgtattttaatttctcaggtGGCTTTTCTGTAGGTGTCTGTCCCAAACTGTTTCCCCCCTTGCCTCCTAATTCTGTACTTCTCGCTATCACAAATAAGATGGGAATCTTTTACCTCATCCCAGGATTTTGTTAGTGAAAGGGAAAAGGCTTAGAACAATGCTAAAACATAGCCCCTGAGCTTATCTCACTGGATACTTTCTGCCAATATTGCTGcattcttttcttgcttcttttggCTCAGAAGTGCCAGCATCATCTACCATTATGACAGTTCCTTAATCTGGAAGGGGGAATAAGTATTGATGCAAGATAGGAATATAAATAAGGTCAGTTTAACACCAGTCTCTTGTGATACTGCAGAGGGAGTATTCAGCAAACCACTGAGAGAAATCCATATTCGTACATAGAAAAGCatgattacattaaaaaaaccaacaaaaaccccacaaaccaaacaacaaaacaatcaTCAAAAGTAGATAAAGCTTTATGTTTAAAACATATTTGGGAAGAAGACAAATCACAGCTTAAGCAATTTACTCATAGCACAGTA
Coding sequences:
- the ESRP1 gene encoding epithelial splicing regulatory protein 1 isoform X3; protein product: MTASPDYLVILFVTTAGTNGARLGSDERELLQLLWKVADLRSKELGHLHDMLVRPDHLELTAECQEITQVDVESLALAPPLEQALRQFNQSVSNELNIGVGTSFCFCTDGQLHIRQVLHPEASKKNILLPECFYSFFDLRKEFKKCCPGSPDVSKLDVVAMTEYLNLDKNSLAFPYGASQVEDMGNIILTLISEPYNHRFSDPERVNYKFESGPCSKMELVDDNAVIRARGLPWQSSDQDIARFFKGLNIAKGGAALCLNAQGRRNGEALVRFVSEEHRDLALQRHKHHMGNRYIEVYKATGEDFLKIAGGTSNEVAQFLSKENQVIVRMRGLPFNVTTEEVLTFFGQHCPVTGGKEGVLFVTYPDSRPTGDAFVLFACEEYAQNALKKHKDLLGKRYIELFRSTAAEVQQVLNRYSSTPLIPLPTPPILPVLPQQFVPPTNVRDCIRLRGLPYAATIEDILEFLGEFSTDIRTHGVHMVLNHQGRPSGDAFIQMKSADRAFLAAQKCHKKTMKDRYVEVFQCSAEEMNFVLMGGTLNRNGLSPPPCLSPPSYSFPAPAAVVPTEAALYQPSVLLNPRTLQPSTAYYPAGAQLFMNYTAYYPR
- the ESRP1 gene encoding epithelial splicing regulatory protein 1 isoform X1, which translates into the protein MTASPDYLVILFVTTAGTNGARLGSDERELLQLLWKVADLRSKELGHLHDMLVRPDHLELTAECQEITQVDVESLALAPPLEQALRQFNQSVSNELNIGVGTSFCFCTDGQLHIRQVLHPEASKKNILLPECFYSFFDLRKEFKKCCPGSPDVSKLDVVAMTEYLNLDKNSLAFPYGASQVEDMGNIILTLISEPYNHRFSDPERVNYKFESGPCSKMELVDDNAVIRARGLPWQSSDQDIARFFKGLNIAKGGAALCLNAQGRRNGEALVRFVSEEHRDLALQRHKHHMGNRYIEVYKATGEDFLKIAGGTSNEVAQFLSKENQVIVRMRGLPFNVTTEEVLTFFGQHCPVTGGKEGVLFVTYPDSRPTGDAFVLFACEEYAQNALKKHKDLLGKRYIELFRSTAAEVQQVLNRYSSTPLIPLPTPPILPVLPQQFVPPTNVRDCIRLRGLPYAATIEDILEFLGEFSTDIRTHGVHMVLNHQGRPSGDAFIQMKSADRAFLAAQKCHKKTMKDRYVEVFQCSAEEMNFVLMGGTLNRNGLSPPPCKLPCLSPPSYSFPAPAAVVPTEAALYQPSVLLNPRTLQPSTAYYPAGAQLFMNYTAYYPSMQQRMDLYTQMIWPGQCPKNGFAFKGPSS
- the ESRP1 gene encoding epithelial splicing regulatory protein 1 isoform X2, which codes for MTASPDYLVILFVTTAGTNGARLGSDERELLQLLWKVADLRSKELGHLHDMLVRPDHLELTAECQEITQVDVESLALAPPLEQALRQFNQSVSNELNIGVGTSFCFCTDGQLHIRQVLHPEASKKNILLPECFYSFFDLRKEFKKCCPGSPDVSKLDVVAMTEYLNLDKNSLAFPYGASQVEDMGNIILTLISEPYNHRFSDPERVNYKFESGPCSKMELVDDNAVIRARGLPWQSSDQDIARFFKGLNIAKGGAALCLNAQGRRNGEALVRFVSEEHRDLALQRHKHHMGNRYIEVYKATGEDFLKIAGGTSNEVAQFLSKENQVIVRMRGLPFNVTTEEVLTFFGQHCPVTGGKEGVLFVTYPDSRPTGDAFVLFACEEYAQNALKKHKDLLGKRYIELFRSTAAEVQQVLNRYSSTPLIPLPTPPILPVLPQQFVPPTNVRDCIRLRGLPYAATIEDILEFLGEFSTDIRTHGVHMVLNHQGRPSGDAFIQMKSADRAFLAAQKCHKKTMKDRYVEVFQCSAEEMNFVLMGGTLNRNGLSPPPCKLPCLSPPSYSFPAPAAVVPTEAALYQPSVLLNPRTLQPSTAYYPAGAQLFMNYTAYYPR